The following coding sequences are from one Lycium ferocissimum isolate CSIRO_LF1 chromosome 3, AGI_CSIRO_Lferr_CH_V1, whole genome shotgun sequence window:
- the LOC132051123 gene encoding PRA1 family protein G2-like, with protein sequence MPWDMSSSNQKNTSYTICMSILSIWQLVKYLNLLDKINKLLKPICISYNRMRLILLFFREDPMVVLGHQVSDLVVITGFVVVSVIAVWFTGILNKLMIGLGIGVLVSVIHGGLRNPEGLFVDEDDTVSTGLISNGERG encoded by the coding sequence ATGCCATGGGACATGAGTTCATCCAACCAGAAAAACACCAGTTATACAATTTGCATGTCTATTCTGTCTATCTGGCAATTGGTTAAATACTTAAATCTGCTTGACAAGATCAATAAATTGCTGAAACCGATATGCATTTCATATAATCGCATGAGGTTGATTCTACTGTTCTTCCGGGAGGACCCTATGGTTGTTCTAGGGCATCAAGTTAGTGATCTAGTTGTAATTACCGGTTTCGTGGTGGTTTCCGTGATTGCTGTTTGGTTCACGGGAATTTTAAACAAGTTGATGATTGGTTtagggattggagttttggttTCAGTGATTCATGGAGGTTTGAGGAATCCAGAAGGTTTGTTTGTGGACGAAGATGATACCGTTTCTACTGGCTTGATTTCAAATGGTGAAAGAGGATAG